From the Cucumis sativus cultivar 9930 chromosome 5, Cucumber_9930_V3, whole genome shotgun sequence genome, the window TTATAATAAGAGGTGGAAAAAACTAATCATATCAAACACATCTGCCTCCAggcttttgaattttatttcatacCCTTTATCTTTGTCACTATGAATTTGGCTGACTCTGATGGTTGTTGTCCCAACTAGTtagtattgaaaaattatattctttgatGAAAAcctatttgtttttgtttaagttatatatttgtttctgGATAGGAAATCTGTAGTCATGTAGTTGTGATGACATCATAACCATGAAAATAAACTGCGATGGGCATTGCATCGGTTTGAATTTCATAAATCAGATTTATAGGTGGCTTTAActtgatttaaattgatagcTTGTAAAATATTGTTCTCTTCTTAGATTTGGTTGTCCCAACCTGGAGGAGCTTGATAGTTATAGCAAAGAGTACAAAAAGAGATTAGATGAAACTGGAGCACTTGGAAATATTCCCGATGATTTAGCCCTGGAGGTAATAGTTGATAGACTTACTATCCATCCCTACTGTACAAAAATGACTACTTATTGGTTGATTACCTGAACGATCACACTTTTGCTGTGAAGGTATCGTCTCCAGGTGCAGAGAGATTACTGAAGATTCCAGATGATCTGCTTAGATTTAAAGCCACACCAATGCGAGTTTCTTACATTGAAGATGTAGACTCGAGAGGCTCTGAAAATGATGGAGTTTTTATGTTGGATCATTTAGAATTGGAATCTGAAAGTTGTATCTGGAAATTGGCAAATGTGAGGGAAAACCGAGATCCTTTAAGTAAGGGCAGGCCTTTGACTCGTAAGCAGAAAGAATGGAGGTTAAAGTTACCCTATGCAAATCATAAGAAGGTATTCCTTTACCTTAAATGCTGAGAGTCAGCTCCTCAAGGTTCAAAAGAAAGGAGGGGTCGTGTACTTAATTCATGAGGTTAGTGTTAGTTTTACGTaggattattttatttgaggtCTTGGAGCTTTTCGACTTGGACACTTTCATCTGTTTGGAAAAGTTGTGTCCAGTTCAAGCATTATTTTCTCATAggatgtttttttatttttggaattgaTATCTTTGTAAGGATTTGGTATACTGGGTATCTTAAGTTTTGCTTGTGTCTGATCTTTCAActggtattttttttctcaactgTATTGAACTtcaaagttgatattttttcctctaatctaattcattttcacaGCCTAAATGgtgttttcttttagatatATACTATTTCATTCACTTGGTTTCTCTACTTTTCATTGCTCTTCTGCCCGTAACTTTTAATATTCACTCCTAATCTTGGGCTTCTCTATTGGTATTGCCTTTCACTTTCTACTTTATTGGTTAAAGTTCTGTAAATCATTGGAAGTTCCTTTTTCACCCTTTCCCCGTTTTTTATATAATCATTTACCCTTTATCAATTTATTCTGTGATAATTTCATTACCTAAGTCGCATGCCCATTAGTCGGTGTGAAAGCCTTGAAGACTCCTTTAATGCATTATCTGTTTATGATATCCTTGCATGTTACATCCCAGCAGGCTTTTAGCTCTTCAACGAAAATAAAGTGCAGATATGTGGCTGTGTATTACATGGTGATTGAGTAAAATTCCTGATGTTGGTTTGGTTTGCTGTTCATTTGGTTTGCTGACGTTAAAACCTTCAAAAGAGTCAGACATTACCCTTCATGGACCAAGGAAAGCAATTgcgctctctctctctctctctctatgcGTGTGTATGTGTTTTAGGGATCTTGTTATTGATTTAATCCTTTTTGTAATAAGATTTAAGGGAAACTATTTTAACAATAGTCACGAGAATGATATTGTTTATTTCAGAGTAACACTTAAGAGTGATGCCATTTTGAAATCTAGAACAACAAAAAAGTATAATCATGAGAACACTACTATTCTTAGAAGAATAATACTTCTTGTCAGATACTAGAGAGCTTGCACTTATTTTCTCGGACGACTTATTTCTATTGGTTCTGTTAAATATATAGCTTTTTCCTTCTATCCTTGACCCAATAGAGATAAACATCTTATTAACTTATGTgtaaccaaaattttcttctcctctaCTAGAATTACGTTCATCTATGCATGTTACACAGTAGAACCAGAGAGCTGACGTTCTTTTGGAGGAAATCCAACTGAGCCACAGTAATCTTATCATCCATCACGACCAGAGGGCCAGCtaacaaatttcaaacttgGCACATATTGCTTGTCACACTCGTAGAATGAGCCAACAAGGAGTGTGTCTGTACGCTAAAGAGGGACAGGTCAATAATGGAGTAAATTGTTTGATGGGTGATTTTTTCCCAAGTGGTTATAGATCCTAAAAGTAATTAGTAGAGTAATGATACTTAGCTACATGAATGGTATAGTTGCTTTTGGCTAGTGAAATATCGACCACATAACCTTCTCCTgtattttttcctcttctttcctTGTCTCCGTCAGCAGTAAAGTATTTTGTGGCTGTTAGCTGTTGGTCTCTAATTCTTCTTTCTACATTTTTGTCTTAGTTCATTTTTGTCCTCTCTAACTTAACCTCATCTCCTTTGTTTGTTTATATCTAACTACCACAGattaataaagttttagaattaccttatttttcaatatttgataattagaaATAATGTAGCATCATATAATCTatctattatattatttttcacagGTCTATTTCcatcataaatttttaatatctcCATTTTATCTGTGGTAACAGGACACATTCAACAAAGGTAGAGCCAAGATACATATTATCAATCAAAAGGAAGTGTCCACATTGCCATGTTGGGCAGGCCTCTCGGCTGTAGAGATAGATAGCTCATTATGGATAAGTGGACCACTGATTGGTTTTTAATCATttctaagaaagaaaattcatgtTGCATCATGTGCTTTGGACATATCTTTTTTCACTAATTGACACAAACAAATTTAGGTCATTCAATTCCAACCCCATTCAGCTTGGGTATTGTAGTTATTCTGGTTTTTGCATGAGCAAGTCTCTTTCATGAGTACCTACTTCTTATGTACACTTTGCACCTCTCCTCAATAAAAAAGTTACCTGACATCAGAAGAAAACAACTTGGGGGAAATTTTAGAGGTATTAAATAATTTCCTTTCTGGCTTATTCTTGGCATGTTTTGTTGTGGTTGCAGGGCCTAGTTTTTGATGAGGATCTAGCCAAACGTGGATGcttttttcaggtaaaaataCTTCCTGAATCTACATACCTATCACCCATTTCTGTTTTCTATGTTTATAGGTAAATTGATTGGATATTGTTTTACTACTCAGTCAACTTAGGAAGGGAACTAGAACAAATAATTCATGTGAGTTTTGCTAAAGGTGCTTTTGTGTTGGTGTTGCTTTTTGGTGAAATATgatagtgttttttttttttttttttgtggaatTTGGTGAGGAGAAAACATACATGAGGTAGAAAGATGAAACTCTAAAGAGAGTTTGATGAATGTAGGTCTCTCATAAATGCTTATTTGAACCTTTCACGTTTTCCTTCCGTGTGGCAGTGGGATTCTTTCTTTTGTCTGACAGCTTCTTCATCTTTATCCACTCAATGCCACCAAATGACTTTCCTCTTCTGCCATTTTCCTCCCATGGAACTCATGGAGGTAAAACTTCTCTGATATTTCATCAACATAACTGCAAAACATAAGATAGAAAATAGGGTAGTAGATCATGAAATTTCAGGTGAAATGTGTCGTTAGATTAACACAATCTTTACAAACGTTGCAGTGTAGTTTAATTCTAAAAAGATTCATAGACGAGTTTCGGCGTTAATGTATGTAGAATGAccaattctaaaaaatcaagTAAGCTAAACACTCTCCTGACCTTGCATAGAACTATTGCATTAGAGACATCCCTCTTATTgcaatatttatttcaattgcACCCCTAActgtaaatagaaaattgagattgattttgaaatttctttcaaatttccaaccgcaaatatttttttaaataaaaaaacaacaatgcCATCTTCCTACCTCACTAGGTTGTTATAGGAAACTTTGCCTCATCAGCAGCTATCTCATAAATGAGTAAATCGTTTTGGGATTGAAGTTTCAAGTTCAAGTTGTGAGACTTCTACTCTACAACTCCTTCGACAGTCGACATTACCAATTGGAATTATAAATCTTTAGGCACATTATGATTAGGCAACATTAAGATTAGTATGAAAGTTTAAATGTTATTaccttttggttttggttcaTTCTTTATAACTATCTTGATTCGTTTTGTGCATATAGCAATTAGGATAAACCAAAGTTGGGAAGattgaatctaaaatttaaagccgaaattagtaaaatattcTGTAATGTAGTAGAACTCAATTTGAAGAAGCAAAGATGGAAATTTTGTGGATTTCTTTAATTGTGttataatgaataataataatgttggtgtgtgtgtgtgtgtggatgtCATTATAGTCCAACCAATTATTGAGAATACGATTGGATTGGCTATTCTTGGTTTCACCAATTAGTGGAGAATAAGTACATAAGATGAAATTAGCCTCATCCacctttgaatttttattacacatattttaaaatggtcATCATTACTTATGGAAATAAGTCTCGTTTTATTCAAATTGTCAAACAGTAAGAAGCCAAGATTGGTGAGCGCCGTGAGCATTTAAATAAActtacacacacacacaaaacattattataattccatcaaaatatattgtatcatatagtaatttaaaattgaatttaagttGGTGGGTCAAATTTGGAGGAGGTGGTTTGTGAAAAATCAACTATATAATTATGTAACTTCTAGCTCCATAATTATAAGGTATGTAAATATGACCAAGGTTGTATAAAGTGATTTGAAAAAGTGAAGCATTGATgaagatatattattaattctaaAGTTGTTAATTTTACAATATGAATATTCTATATAATGTTTTAGATGAAGGACAAGAAAAAGAGGGGAATTTCTTTGCCCttactaataataaaagttatagCATTTATGAAATACGAGATTTTGAAGAGTGTAAAACACTCTCTAATGTGGAGACATTTTCAATCCATTCTATTCATCTAACCAAAGCTTtcttactttcatttttcttcccttctcattttaaactttctttgTTCAATAAACCTGTGattttcatttggttttagataaaaaaatcGAGTCAAATTGAACCACGTAGACTCGAAGTCTATTGGAcgtgtttttaaattgttacttAAATAATCAATCTCTTAACTTAAtcgattttgttatatttgattttcgGTCTATTATGAACTTTTAAGActatagatttaattatatgtttaatttaaattgtgtagatttaattatatgcttaatttaaattttgtatttttttaggtgtgtagatttaattatatgcttaatttaaattttgtatttttttaggTGGATTGaattctaaactttcaaatttttaggtGGAAGatagaaatttataatttaaagtaGGATCAAATAAATAGAAAGATCAAAGCTCATAACCTGATTTTTAACGTAATGTTCCAATTTTTAAGGTATTTACTTTTAGGAAAAGTAACTTAgaacattataatatattgttgatttAGTATGGCATTGGAGAATGTGAAGCTtggtaattaaattatttcttatgatatattaaaaggaaaatgacaaagagagaaaaaaaaatataaagattctCTTCAATAATTGAGACTATAGAAACAACCATTGATTAgttaatcaacaaataaaattgagattaaTAGAAACCAACCATGATTAGTTAATgaactaattattaattatgtaaagAGCTGATGCTTCAAATCTACAGGCAACtaattggaagaaaaacaaatagtagtttttattacaataatataaatatctaaacaattatataaagaaagaaagaaagaaaatggctGCAAATGCCACCAAAATTCAAAGCTTTGTTGGGAAGTTGGGAGGCAATAGGCTAAGCTCCCTATGTTCTCAAATTCAAAGCTTTCATTGAGTAACCAAACCCCAcattcttcccttttttttcattgccaTTGCCACACtaataattatcaatatgGAATTTGTGTCACCTTCTAGTTTTGTGTTTTCATCTTACCAAAAaacattcatttatttctctaaattttactGATTTAAACTTAGAACTAGTAATTGTATCACTTCATGAATAGCTAATTAGAATCTTTAATAAGCTTTAATTTGTATTGattatttctcaaatggtttaatatatttggataTGAACATTTCTATGCCCTCATTTattgtataattaaatattctctctaattcaaattaattaagcagTCAATTCAAATTGGTAATGATAGCTTAACAAAGAAATTCATTTCATATAGGCTGTTTACcataaattatgtatataaaatctacttgcaatatatttatataacaacacttcaattattattttctattttctaattttttaataataaactaacgaaaattttgaaatttttgaacaattttacCATAATGATCGAACAATTTAATGAGATATATACGtatttttctatcaataatcTCTTGAACTTTTCTAACAATTTGAGGTTCCAAAGGGTGTAGGAGTTTTGAATGTAAAGACGATTGAATTGATTTGTTGTGATGTGGGGTTTCAATAAGTTGGGTAAAGCAAAACAGAACTACCCTCCACTGTGTGtcttttcttgattttgaCACCAACAGATTCCAAATTTTCCTCTTCATATACACTTCAtataatcttcttttcttttgatggTGGAGACGGCCAAAACTTGAGAAAATGATGCCTCACAACATTTCTTCAATGCCAACACTTTGAAAACTGACATAAAGTTTGGCATATATACAACCAAACAAATCATTTCTGTTTACGTTGTTCAATTCAAGGTTTAAAGTTCATAGATTGATGGATCtatattcaagaaaaaatcGGAGTTGtatctcaaaagaaaaaagttattcGTTTCAACTAAGTTAGTAActttatatcaataaaaaaataatcgaGTTGCGGTTGATGAGGTTCCATGCAACCTTGAAGGCTTTAAACATCAAtagattttatctttttatgcTCAGTTAAACTATACTGATTTAAACTTGAGTGTGACAGACTTGACACTTGAATATTAAAGTGTGGTAGATTCAGCACCATATCGATGCGTGAAtctttttacataaataaattgtaaaagcaAGATTAGAGTAAAAGAACTGGAGTGAAAATCAAGATTAGGACCCGAATGAGTGAGGTCTAAGCTCCAACAACTTCAAACCTTGAGAATTCCATAAACTACTTGACTTCACAACTAATTTTAGCAAAACTTTGTGGGAAATACAACTCCATTTTTAGGCTATCTTAACCTCATCAATCATCTAGCcactcaaaaacaaaaaccatgaCTGATAATGCTATTATGATCATGGGGATTTGTATCTTCGTGGGttgtttcaactttttagCATATCTTCCGTCTAATGAAACAGAACAACATTTGGATGTGTTTGTTATAGTATTGCCCATCTCCTGCTCTTAACAAaggaatttaatattttgaataacaaaaaaaaggtgatGAGCTTGGTTTGAGGGGACAATCAGAGACCAATTTCAGAGGAAGGGGAAGAATTTTTGTAAAGAccagtaaagaaaaaaaggaacaagATACATGGACATGGCAGATGGAGTTAAATCTCCCACTACTTAAGTACTTGTAGAGTTAAAATATTCTGCCATGGTTGCACTGTTGCAAGACAGATCCAGCAATTGGGTACATATGTCAGCATTGAATTTGTCCACTTGTTTGGCTAATTTGCATTCTAAGAGTCCCCTCTTTAAGTAAAGGACAGACAAATAGTttccaatataattttttggGTAAATTGAAACTTGTTTCTTTGCCAAACAACAAATCCCATTTTTTCTCAACGTTCTTGCAGTTGATCTACGAAGAAGATAAAGTCATCTTCTTCCTATCTGTTACAGAGAGAAAGTGGataagagttttttttataacagaGAAAGATAGAGAAGAAAACAGGGTGAAAataagggaaaaagaaaaagttggtGTTGggttttgtgggtttttgCGTCACGATCATTGGCTGCACGTGGAAGCCTAGAAGGTAAATTCCTCTGTCTCAACTTCTTGTGAGGTTTTCCCATTTATTATAATCGGTAAATTAACATGGATTGTAGAGTATTTTCTCTCATTACcttgttattatatattagtttCGTGCCGATGCCTGTTTTCCTCCACCTTCCTCAgtttcttccttctttgcAACTGTAACCCaccttccatttttcttctcaaatctCTGTGAGTAAATTTCTCtacctcttcttttttccctgTTTCTGTTTGACACTGTTATTTGCGCCAGTTTCATAAAAAATCTCAGACTAGCGTctaactatttctttttctaatcatttctatttctttggTTTCCTTCTGTAATGGggttgttagttttttttttttttttttttttttttttatgatctGGGTAtgggtttgtttttattttttatgcaCCATTTGCTTCATGGTCATCGACCCAAATCGAGGGTTTCTGTTTTCGATCCTCGGACGATGGCTCAATTAACGAATTTACAGTCTAATTAAAGCTTTGTGCATGTTTCTGTTCATGTGATAGTGTGGatgtttctttatttgtatGTGTTGAATTTCCATATTTATTACAATCGGTCGGGAGTTGTAGATTCTTCAACTGCATGCGATGAAGTTTTTGTAATGCCCCAAAATTTAGTTCAATGCACACTTGCTATAAGTGCGAGGAAGTAGTAAGCTCTTCCTTCATTGATCttctttacaaattttaaaggaTGGTGTAAAATTTAGTGTTCAATCAGTGAGTTCTGTTCATCTACTTTTGAGCAGGATTTGTAACTTTGTGAATTATGGCTCTATGTGGGGATCATGAAGATAGAGAAGTGAGGATCCATGAAAGTTTGGAGGAGCTAAGTACTGATTTAGCTGACTATATTGCTGAATTATCAGAGGCATCTGTGAAAGAACGTGGGGTGTTTTCTATCGCGTTATCTGGTGGTTCTCTGATTAGCTTACTGGGGTATggatgattttgtttgtttctctGGTTTCAACGagaatttgtaaaatttggtTTCTTCCTATAATTTTTGGTCAATGGATAACAGAAAGCTCTGTGAAGCTCCTTATAACAAGACTGTCGACTGGGCCAAGTGGTATATATTTTGGGCTGATGAACGTGTTGTTGCAAAAAGCCATGCCGACAGCAATTATAAGCTTGCAAAGGATAACCTTCTTTCCAAGGTTTGCACTAATGTTTCTCTTTTGCTTGTAATTGATGGTTGcctctcttttttattcttctcttttcttttttggaggGGCCTGGGATGAGCAAATGTACTTGgtaatctgaaaattttgaggAACTAAAACTAAAGAGCAATTATCCCTTTCCACGAATACTTTTTTTTGCTAAATTCTGGATCTCTTCATGGATTTTAACCAAGGAAATAGTTGTATCGATTAATTCTTAGTTTACTTTAATCCCTCGGCTATTAATTGCCACTTTAATGTCTAAACAAGGAACTAAATTAGTCTTAGAAGTTCCATGTATCATATACATGAATGATGCATTAATAGATCTGTTCTCTATATTGTATTGGAATTGGCGCTTTTTCATTGCAATCATGTGTGCTTCCTGTCTCAACTTCTAGGGACCAGTtggtctctctctctctctctctctcacacacacacacacaaacacacacagTAACATTTGGTGTAGGGATCTGAACTTCTGGCCTTTTGGTATGTAGTGCCTTAGCTAGTTGAAGTATACTCAGTTTGCTCACTTTTGTTGAATTACCACTCTGATTTCCTAAAGCTTTCTTTGTTAATTTTCACCTTATACCCTTCCTTATACAAGCGAGCTCAAAATGTGATTACCAAACCCGAAGATATACATTATCTAGCATAACACTAGGGTGGAAATGACCAAAAGGTTAGATGTTCAAGCTGCCACCCCATTGTTGAACTAACATAGGGAGGAGATATCATTGAAAATCCATCCTCGCACCATGTCCTACCCTTTGAAAGCATAAGTGATTTCATGAACTTTAATCTAATGAAACATTTAAGAGATggaatttttattgtttttgtttgctaTACATGATTGCAATCAAATACTGAACGTAAACTTTCTTCGAGACTAGAATGCGGAGGATCTCGTTTTCCGCACTCCATCTTCACATGTGATATACTTGTGAACATTTATTAGCTTTATGGTAGAACTGTGCAATCACCATATGATAGTTTTCCAACCAAAACCGTGTGTGTGATCCTCACGATTTAAATAAATCTAGCTCTACTGATGATCTGCTCTGTTTATATTACTAGGTCCCAATTGTTCCCAGCCATGTGCACTCGATCAATGATTCAGTGTCAGCTGAGGAAGCTGCTGATGAGTACAAGTTCGTCATTCGACAATTAGTTAAATCCCGCATTGTAAGTGTGTCCGATGTGAGTGATAGCCCCAAGTTTGACCTCATACTACTTGGAATGGGCTCTGATGGTCACGTTGCCTCATTATTCCCTGATCACTCGGTGCTCGAGGAGAAAGATGAATGGGTTACCTTCATCACTGACTCTCCAAAACCTCCTCCAGAGAGAATCACCTTCACATTGCCTGTGATCAACTCTGCATCAAATGTGGCAATTGTTGTGACAGGTGAAAGCAAAGCAGAGACCGTACATTTAGCCATCGACGACGTAGGACCAGACTGCCCACTCCTACCTGCAAGGTTGGTACAGccaagaaaaggaaaactgACATGGTTTTTGGATAACAACGCTGCTTCAAAACTCAACAATTACCAATTTTCCGAGTAGGCTTAAGCTGTTCCCAACACAGTGTATCTCTGTATGTAGTTGATGGATTTCAGCAGTTGTGGATCCTTATCTCTTCATTTCAGTTCCACATTAAATCTCCCCCTCTCCCTTTTAATTTTGGGTCACATTCTCCATATTTTGACTTCTCTTCATCTCTTTTCTCGAGTGATTAGAAGTGTGAAtctccttttcattttgtaagCAGAGCTAAATAAGTTAATATCAAAAGCAGATGGTTTTGTAGGACAATTGCTGCTATGTATATTTTGAAGCCAGCAGAAACATCAATCCAAACTTGTAAAAAGCAGCCTTCTTCACAAATTTATTGAatgtctctcttttctatCTCTCCTCTCATTCATTCTAAGAAAAGTTTAATAGTAAAATTGGCCATTGGAAAAATGTAATCTAACATCTTCCATCACTTTCCAGATAGTGATTGTTTTGAAGAGTGGATTCTATATTCTGAGCTACAGAGAGATGACATTACTGGGAATAATACTGATTTCAAAAGTTACAATCCAAACTTTTTGTTGTTCTCTTAATAGGAAGAAATGCCAAAtgtgcaaattttttaatgtcaaGTGGATAAGCTTAGGTGACTCCTTGGCCCATAGTGATAAGACCTCTTGTAGTTAAATTATTGCTGAGGCTGGTTTCTTGGATCTTACTCATGGAAGCAATGATAAgcttcacaattttttttcttcttctttggaCCCACCCTTTAATGGAGTTGGGAATCACCAGTCCTAATAAcataataacataaaatataatttagggTATTAAATTTTCGTTGATATTTTAACATTTGGATTGGTCGTCATCTAGAAAAGAATTGACACTTCGTGTAGCATATAAAATAAACGATAAAAGTAGACATCTTTATAGATTAGACGTCGATACGAGAGAAGAATTGACATTTCTATCACATCGTAAAGAATTTCATGAACTATGAAATAACTTATTTGaacataacataaaaaataaacattttaattttgtaaaatgtgtatttagaaaaaaaaaaaagatcttgttcatcttttttgttcttaatttttgAGTTGGATTTTATTTAGTTCCTGAGCTTCAAATTCTTACCATTCTATTACGTGgtctttaaatattaatatttacaattttaaattcaatattttttcaaatacttaTTTTTCGTGTTCGGTATCAATGtatgctaattaatttaaaataattaaacaagcaacaattaattaaatttcaccTTTTTTTCATCGCTTTTaacactaaattaaa encodes:
- the LOC101210739 gene encoding probable 6-phosphogluconolactonase 1 encodes the protein MALCGDHEDREVRIHESLEELSTDLADYIAELSEASVKERGVFSIALSGGSLISLLGKLCEAPYNKTVDWAKWYIFWADERVVAKSHADSNYKLAKDNLLSKVPIVPSHVHSINDSVSAEEAADEYKFVIRQLVKSRIVSVSDVSDSPKFDLILLGMGSDGHVASLFPDHSVLEEKDEWVTFITDSPKPPPERITFTLPVINSASNVAIVVTGESKAETVHLAIDDVGPDCPLLPARLVQPRKGKLTWFLDNNAASKLNNYQFSE